A single region of the Nicotiana sylvestris chromosome 6, ASM39365v2, whole genome shotgun sequence genome encodes:
- the LOC138870691 gene encoding uncharacterized protein, protein MMKCLSINVPLVEALEQMLGYAKFMKDLVTKKRSMDCETIKMTHQVSVIMHSMAPKLEDSFTFTNLCTIRSADFAKALCDLGAIINLMPYSVFKTLGNGQPRATSMRLQMADRTIKRPLGIIDDVLVRADKFILPVDFVIFGCKVNYEVMIILGRPFLATGNALVDVEAGEFTFVYLENGNYN, encoded by the coding sequence atgatgaaatGTTTGTCGATCAATGTGCCCTTGGTAgaagctcttgagcaaatgctgggatatgccaagtttatgaaagacttggtaactaaaaagagatctatggattgtgagaccattaaaatgactcatcaagtaagtGTCATTatgcactcgatggctccaaagcttgagGATTCCTTCACATTTACCAATCTATGTACCAttaggagtgcggattttgcaaaggccttgtgtgatttgggagcaattataaatttgatgccttactctgtattcaaaactttgggtaaTGGTCAACCAAGAGCTACttcaatgagattgcaaatggcagatCGAACAATAAAGAGGCCGCttggcattattgatgatgttcttgtccgggctgacaagtttattttgcctgTGGATTTTGTGATTTTTGGCTGCAAAGTAAACTATGAGGTGATGATAATATTAGGAAGGCCTTTCCTAGCAACAGGGAAtgcattggttgatgtggaagcaggggagttcacctttgtttaccttgaaaatggtaattacaattag